The Clostridia bacterium genome contains the following window.
TCGCTCACAATGAGCGGGATCCGAAGACGGGTTGTCCCGTGGCCAAGATTGTCTATATCTTCGGTCAAGAGGAATTGGTCGACAGGGACGCGCTTAGAAGGCTCATGTAGAGCATCGCTAGAGTCCTCCCCGAGGATGAGCAGGTTGCAGCGCAAATGGGATTCGACATTGGATCAGCAACAGTCAACTCCGATAGGGCTCTGGGCGGCGCCTGGGTGCTTGAGCAGCTTTGGGAGAAGCTCGGCATACGTGCTACGCTGGCTAGGCTTCTCGCTGATCGTCAGTTCGCCGCCCCGGTGGAAAGGGCCATCTTCGCCATGACGGCCAACCGGGCTCTCGCCCCCAGCAGCAAGCTGGCCATCGAGGATTGGATCAGAAACGATGTTGTCATCTCGGGACTGCCTGAGGTTCAAGTGCATCAGCTCTACCGGGCCATGGACTTCCTGATCGCAAACGGCGAACAGATCCAGGAATCCGTGTTCTTCTCCACAGCGAACCTGCTCAACCTGGAAGTGGACCTGCTTTACTTCGACACTGCTTCAACCTACTTTGAAGTGGAACCGGACCCTGAAGACGAGGAGGAACTCCGTCGGCTTGGCCACAGCAAGGATCACAGGCCAGACCTGCTTCAGGCGGTGATCGGGCTTGCCGTCACCAGAGAACGAATATCGGTTAGGTGCTAGGTATGGCCTGGAGACACCAACGACACGGAGGTCATCGCCGAAGTCAAGAAAGATCTCTCGGGCTGGAAGCTAGGCCGTGTGATAGCGGTGGTTGATCGCGGGTTCCCTTCCGCCGAAAACCTGAGGCATCTTCAGAGGGCCGGAGGCCACCACATAGCAGGCGAACGCATGCGAGCCTGAGATACGGAAAGCACCTCAAGCTTGGTGCGGATGGCGTTCCCCGAATAGACCAGGCCAAGGTTAAACAGGAAGCCCGTCTCGACGGCAAGTACCTGATCAAGACCTCTGACGACACGCTTTCACCTGAGGATGTCGCCTTGGGATACAAGCAACTTCTCGAGGTAGAGGATGCATTCAGATCACTCAAGTCCACCCTGGACCTCCGCCCCATGTATCATCGGCTCGTCGACAGGATGAGGGCCCACATCCTCATCTGTTGGATGGCGCTTCTCCTCGTAAGGGCAGCAGAGACGAAGGTTGGCGACACATGGCCAAATCTCAGGACC
Protein-coding sequences here:
- a CDS encoding transposase; this encodes MKTSDDTLSPEDVALGYKQLLEVEDAFRSLKSTLDLRPMYHRLVDRMRAHILICWMALLLVRAAETKVGDTWPNLRTQLERMRIVEIESSDGRVVQRTEITPAQKAILSRLAIGAPKKTHEIMLKTKPTS